A region from the Tahibacter amnicola genome encodes:
- a CDS encoding Ig-like domain-containing protein: protein MSRMSRALAALFVSLSFASPAVAGTVSAVSRSAPDSIFLAGNGATAASLRTATSADGTKVVFTSVATNLVPGQFDVNGQADGFLLDRTTNTITLITHRHGLPTVPGNGSTITPIINANGTRVAFISTATDLLEEELPSDSSQRLYVYDIATATLTLVDRHLSDPELTVASFSGTPSFSANGTWLAFGSSATDLVVDQDDSNNSFDVFLYNTNTQALRLVSHTPNLFSDTTAGDGGSGIPQISADGNYIAYASSATNLISGQSDPNGGVDIFVFSRSAASNSATALVSHNASGFTQAANGASDNPTISADGSTVAFTTQGTNLVTGVSDSNGDSDVYVYDRVTRALTLVSHNAVSNTQASVMYSGNPSLSPDGRYVLHTSASADVIAGQVDGSRSDDLFVFDRTNSSLTLVSHAAGAPTTAGSNESKLGFFSGDGTRIVFHSRAENLVAGQVDTNDDDDPLLGDDVYLAELATLSSDARLISHVPGQPAVAGKRMSYLPSANLDASEIFYISESDEMPGAGMDANAATDLLLWRSATDVSVLLTAHASNADNATMMGASQVQVSRDGNWVAFVSRSPAIVAGQIDTNREDDLFLLDRATGQVRLVSHLPNQALQAGNRGVALTTSTNVSMSADGRWIAFETNASDLADGELDNNLRPDVVLFDRDAAPGTSLRLLSRKSAGGVGNEEATTPRISADGSAVVFLSRSTNLIAGVIDTNSVSDLYRYVIASSTLQLVSHTAAASTATANGQARSPAISDDGRYVAYLDSATDLVTGQSDINGAMDIFLYDAQSDSSRLITHTFGSTTTAAGGFGLANQAPVISAAGDFVVYASEGTNLVSNFQNNIGFPIGLQTQIYRWSRASDTNQLISKRPDGIGNPSGDGAASVPSVSSDGSLVAYTSAATDLIDGQQDDPLTDDAFLWSAVSGTNRLVSHLAGQPTTAAQSVRESPTLSVDGNVLVYGSDSASVASGVSHPDSQQRLYLYSLAGDVSVLVSTRLNDSHLAPRTYAERAALDATGASIVFLSPAPDVLDFDGNAVTDAFLFRRGTGVPTLTAPGDLTLPEDQVAGPLAVNVSDPDTPQGQLALVATSSDTTVLPNENIAISAQLQGYALTATPATEAAGSTTIQLTVVDPDGNVQQDSFDLTWNAVNDAPTIDGTNTESMNEDTVLGPLSYTVGDVESGPDDVVLSASSSNTGIVPQGGLVVNGTGADRTLTITPAQDAFGTVTITLTAQDPVAGGTNGVATLTLTINPVNDVPFVIAPGNTTAPENGATASLFFAMSDIETTPAQLVLSFDSTNPALLPPAAFAVTGNGAIRSLVATPLPNASGSATVTMTVADPQGAMRSATFAIDVPAATVNADLQVTVGNGRDWVTVDQPATWTIHVHNAGPDAITGARLRDQMPANVGSVSWTCQPSAGASCAPANGAAAIDLSLDLQAGADVTLLVTATPTAAATSPLQYMVTVSPAPATHEVNLSDNSATDSDALGDFVFQDGFDGLE, encoded by the coding sequence ATGTCGCGCATGAGCCGGGCGTTAGCTGCGCTGTTCGTGAGTCTGTCGTTTGCGTCGCCGGCCGTGGCCGGAACGGTTTCTGCAGTTTCGCGCAGTGCACCCGACTCGATTTTCCTCGCCGGCAATGGCGCCACGGCCGCATCGCTCCGAACCGCCACGAGCGCGGACGGCACCAAGGTCGTCTTCACCAGCGTCGCCACCAACCTGGTTCCCGGCCAGTTCGACGTCAATGGCCAGGCCGATGGCTTTCTGCTCGATCGCACCACCAACACGATCACCTTGATCACCCACCGCCACGGCTTGCCCACTGTTCCGGGCAACGGCAGCACGATCACCCCCATCATCAATGCGAACGGCACGCGCGTCGCATTCATCAGCACCGCGACCGACCTGCTCGAAGAAGAACTCCCCAGTGACAGCTCGCAACGCCTGTATGTCTACGACATCGCGACGGCAACGCTGACCCTGGTCGACCGGCACCTGAGTGATCCCGAACTCACCGTAGCCTCGTTCTCCGGCACGCCCAGCTTCAGCGCCAACGGAACCTGGCTGGCGTTCGGCTCCAGTGCGACAGATCTGGTCGTCGACCAGGACGATTCGAACAACAGCTTCGATGTATTTTTGTACAACACCAACACCCAGGCGTTGCGCCTGGTCAGCCATACCCCCAATCTCTTTTCAGACACCACGGCAGGCGATGGCGGATCCGGCATTCCCCAGATCAGCGCGGACGGCAACTACATAGCCTACGCCAGCTCCGCCACAAATCTGATATCGGGCCAGAGCGACCCGAACGGCGGTGTCGACATCTTCGTATTCAGCCGCTCCGCCGCCAGCAACAGCGCAACCGCACTGGTCAGTCACAACGCGAGCGGCTTCACCCAGGCCGCCAACGGTGCATCGGACAACCCCACGATTTCCGCGGATGGTTCGACAGTCGCCTTCACCACGCAGGGAACGAATCTCGTCACCGGTGTAAGCGATTCAAACGGCGACAGCGACGTGTATGTCTACGATCGCGTCACGCGCGCCCTCACCCTGGTCAGCCACAACGCCGTCAGCAACACCCAGGCGAGCGTCATGTACTCGGGCAATCCGTCGCTCAGTCCGGATGGGCGCTACGTTCTGCACACCAGCGCATCGGCCGATGTGATTGCCGGCCAGGTGGATGGCTCACGTTCCGACGACCTGTTCGTTTTCGACCGCACCAACAGCAGCCTGACCCTTGTCAGCCACGCCGCGGGCGCACCGACCACCGCTGGCAGCAACGAAAGCAAGCTGGGGTTCTTCAGTGGCGACGGCACACGCATCGTGTTTCACAGTCGTGCCGAGAATCTCGTGGCCGGCCAGGTGGACACCAACGATGACGACGACCCGTTGCTCGGCGACGACGTGTATCTCGCCGAACTGGCCACTCTCTCCTCGGACGCACGCCTGATCAGCCACGTGCCAGGCCAGCCTGCGGTTGCCGGCAAGCGCATGTCCTACCTGCCGTCGGCGAACCTCGATGCCAGTGAGATCTTCTACATCAGCGAATCCGACGAGATGCCGGGCGCTGGAATGGATGCCAACGCCGCGACCGACCTGCTGTTGTGGCGCAGCGCCACGGATGTGTCGGTTCTTCTCACGGCCCACGCCAGCAATGCCGACAATGCAACGATGATGGGCGCCAGCCAGGTGCAGGTCAGTCGCGACGGCAACTGGGTTGCGTTCGTCAGCCGGTCACCGGCCATCGTGGCTGGACAGATCGATACCAATCGCGAGGATGACCTGTTCCTGCTCGATCGCGCCACCGGCCAGGTGCGCCTGGTGAGCCACCTCCCCAACCAAGCCTTGCAGGCCGGCAATCGCGGTGTTGCGCTGACGACCAGCACCAATGTCTCCATGAGCGCGGACGGACGCTGGATCGCGTTCGAAACCAATGCCAGCGATCTGGCCGATGGTGAGCTCGACAACAACCTGCGACCCGACGTCGTGTTGTTCGATCGCGACGCAGCCCCCGGAACCTCGCTGCGGCTGCTCAGCCGCAAGTCCGCCGGCGGCGTGGGCAACGAAGAAGCCACGACACCACGAATTTCCGCCGATGGCAGCGCTGTTGTTTTCCTGAGCCGTTCCACCAACCTGATCGCCGGCGTGATCGACACCAACAGCGTGAGTGATCTCTATCGCTACGTCATCGCGAGCAGCACACTGCAGCTGGTATCGCACACGGCAGCTGCCAGTACCGCGACGGCCAACGGCCAGGCGCGTTCGCCGGCCATCAGCGATGACGGCCGCTACGTGGCGTACCTGGACAGCGCCACCGACCTCGTCACCGGCCAGTCCGACATCAACGGCGCGATGGACATCTTTCTCTACGACGCCCAGAGCGACAGCAGCCGGCTCATCACCCATACGTTCGGCAGCACGACAACGGCCGCTGGCGGGTTCGGCCTTGCCAACCAGGCGCCGGTTATCAGCGCCGCCGGCGATTTCGTCGTCTACGCCAGCGAGGGCACCAATCTCGTCAGCAATTTCCAGAACAATATCGGCTTTCCGATTGGTCTGCAGACGCAGATCTATCGCTGGTCACGCGCCAGCGACACTAATCAGCTCATCAGCAAGCGACCCGACGGAATCGGCAATCCCAGCGGCGATGGCGCAGCCTCCGTACCCTCGGTCAGCAGCGACGGATCGCTCGTGGCCTACACCAGCGCAGCGACGGATCTGATCGACGGACAGCAGGACGACCCGCTCACCGACGATGCCTTTCTCTGGTCGGCCGTATCGGGCACCAATCGCCTGGTCAGTCATCTGGCCGGACAACCGACAACCGCCGCGCAGTCCGTCCGCGAGTCGCCAACGCTGAGCGTTGACGGAAACGTCCTCGTGTACGGCAGTGACAGTGCCAGCGTGGCCTCCGGCGTGAGCCATCCGGATTCACAGCAGCGGTTGTACCTGTATTCACTCGCAGGCGATGTCAGCGTCCTGGTGTCGACACGCCTCAACGACAGCCACCTGGCGCCCCGCACCTATGCCGAACGGGCTGCGCTCGACGCGACCGGCGCATCCATCGTGTTCCTCAGTCCCGCCCCGGACGTCCTGGACTTCGACGGCAATGCCGTCACCGATGCCTTCCTGTTCCGCCGCGGCACCGGCGTTCCGACGCTGACCGCACCCGGTGATCTCACGCTGCCCGAGGACCAGGTCGCCGGCCCGCTCGCCGTGAACGTCTCCGATCCGGACACACCGCAGGGGCAGCTGGCGCTCGTGGCAACCAGCTCGGACACCACCGTCCTGCCCAACGAGAACATCGCGATCTCCGCGCAACTGCAAGGCTACGCACTTACCGCAACACCCGCGACGGAGGCTGCGGGCAGCACCACGATCCAGCTCACGGTGGTGGATCCCGATGGCAATGTGCAGCAGGACAGTTTCGACCTGACCTGGAACGCCGTGAACGATGCCCCGACGATCGACGGCACGAACACTGAGTCCATGAACGAAGACACTGTACTCGGGCCACTGAGCTACACCGTCGGCGATGTCGAATCCGGGCCCGACGATGTCGTGCTCTCCGCCAGTTCGTCCAACACCGGAATCGTTCCGCAAGGTGGCCTCGTCGTGAACGGCACGGGCGCTGACCGCACGCTCACCATCACACCGGCGCAGGACGCTTTCGGCACCGTCACGATTACCCTGACGGCCCAGGATCCGGTCGCCGGTGGTACCAATGGCGTAGCAACGCTGACGCTCACCATCAACCCCGTCAATGATGTTCCCTTCGTGATTGCGCCGGGCAACACGACCGCGCCGGAGAACGGTGCGACTGCCTCGCTGTTCTTTGCCATGTCCGACATCGAAACAACGCCGGCGCAGCTGGTACTGAGTTTCGACTCCACCAACCCGGCCCTGCTTCCGCCGGCCGCCTTCGCCGTGACCGGCAACGGCGCCATCCGCTCGCTGGTCGCCACGCCGCTGCCCAATGCGAGCGGCAGTGCCACGGTGACCATGACGGTAGCCGATCCACAAGGCGCCATGCGCAGCGCCACGTTCGCGATCGACGTACCAGCGGCAACCGTGAACGCCGACCTGCAGGTCACTGTCGGCAACGGCCGCGACTGGGTCACCGTCGATCAGCCGGCCACCTGGACGATACACGTGCACAACGCCGGACCCGATGCCATCACGGGCGCGCGACTGAGGGACCAGATGCCCGCCAATGTCGGCAGCGTGAGCTGGACCTGCCAGCCCTCCGCCGGAGCCAGCTGCGCGCCGGCCAATGGCGCGGCGGCCATTGACCTTTCGCTGGATCTCCAGGCCGGAGCCGATGTGACGCTGCTAGTGACGGCAACGCCAACTGCCGCCGCGACCTCACCGCTGCAATACATGGTTACGGTCAGTCCCGCCCCTGCTACGCACGAAGTGAACCTGTCGGACAACAGCGCCACCGACAGCGATGCGCTGGGCGACTTCGTGTTCCAGGACGGTTTCGACGGACTCGAATAA
- a CDS encoding MerR family transcriptional regulator — MTRRGKTPSKNQAAAAQKALDTHRETVDGDLFGIADLCREFDVTARALRFYEDKGLLAPRRINGTRIYSRRDRARLALILRAKAIGSPLEEIRHYLDLYGDHGEGRVQQLTYVVTRTDALMQELREKRANIDALLAELQLINENCQRQLDERRRGGAPRSVAVAR; from the coding sequence ATGACCCGCCGGGGGAAAACCCCTTCCAAGAACCAGGCTGCCGCGGCGCAGAAAGCCCTGGATACCCACCGCGAGACCGTTGATGGCGACTTGTTTGGCATCGCCGACCTGTGCCGTGAATTTGACGTCACCGCGCGCGCGCTGCGGTTCTACGAGGACAAGGGCCTGTTGGCGCCGCGACGTATCAACGGCACCCGGATCTACAGCCGGCGTGACCGCGCGCGGCTGGCGTTGATCCTGCGTGCCAAGGCAATCGGCTCGCCGCTGGAAGAAATTCGCCACTATCTCGATCTCTACGGCGACCATGGCGAAGGCCGCGTGCAGCAGCTGACCTACGTCGTCACACGTACCGATGCGCTCATGCAGGAGCTGCGTGAGAAACGCGCCAATATCGACGCCCTGCTGGCAGAGCTGCAATTGATCAATGAAAACTGCCAGCGCCAGCTCGACGAGCGCCGTCGCGGCGGCGCTCCACGCAGCGTCGCCGTCGCACGCTGA
- a CDS encoding acyl-CoA carboxylase subunit beta — translation MHPLTSHLQSASPAFAANAGRMQALLDDVRGLELRIVAESNSRREKFEQRGQLLPRERVAQLLDPGSDFLELCTLAGLGMHDDDGRKSVLGGGMIVGVGTVAAKRCVIIANDSALKGGTISPMGLKKFLRAQEIAARCRLPLVYLVESGGANLLYQSEIFVDGGRSFANQARLSAAGIPQIAVVHGASTAGGAYLPALCDYIVLVRERSSIYLAGPPLVKAAIGEEASEEELGGAELHAHHTGLGEYLCEDDAHAIAVARDLLDKLRWQAAGATSAADPPRYPPEQLLGVVPVDDRQGYDVREVVARLVDASDFLEFKAGYSADTLCGHARIHGHIVGLIGNNGPIQPSGSLKTAQFIQLCDQSGTPLVFLQNTTGYMVGTAAERDGAVKHGAKMIQAVANARVPKLTVVLGGSFGAGNYGMCGRGFDPHFIFAWPTARTAVMGGAQAAQVMDIVSRAKLAGAALTAAEGALRAQSDALRQRLDHESTALFGTARLWDDGIIDPRDTRRVLGLCLDILAEAGSRTLHPNTFGIARL, via the coding sequence ATGCACCCGCTGACGTCACATCTGCAGTCCGCCTCGCCCGCCTTCGCCGCCAATGCCGGCCGCATGCAAGCCCTGCTCGATGACGTGCGGGGGCTGGAACTGCGAATCGTCGCCGAGTCCAACAGCCGTCGTGAGAAATTCGAACAGCGCGGCCAGTTGCTGCCGCGCGAGCGCGTCGCGCAACTGCTCGATCCGGGCTCGGACTTCCTCGAACTGTGTACGCTGGCCGGCCTGGGCATGCACGACGACGATGGCCGGAAGTCCGTGCTGGGCGGCGGCATGATCGTCGGTGTTGGCACTGTAGCGGCCAAACGCTGCGTCATCATCGCCAATGACAGCGCTCTCAAGGGCGGAACCATCTCGCCCATGGGTTTGAAGAAGTTCCTTCGCGCGCAGGAAATCGCCGCGCGCTGCCGGCTGCCCCTCGTCTATCTGGTGGAAAGCGGCGGCGCCAACCTCCTGTACCAGAGTGAGATTTTCGTCGACGGCGGCCGCAGCTTTGCCAACCAGGCACGCCTTTCGGCCGCCGGCATCCCGCAGATTGCCGTCGTGCACGGCGCGTCGACGGCCGGCGGCGCCTACCTTCCGGCGCTGTGCGACTACATCGTGCTGGTCCGCGAACGCTCCAGCATCTACCTCGCCGGGCCGCCCCTGGTGAAGGCGGCAATCGGCGAAGAGGCCTCCGAGGAAGAGCTGGGCGGCGCCGAGCTGCATGCCCATCACACCGGCCTGGGCGAGTACCTGTGCGAGGACGATGCGCACGCCATCGCCGTGGCGCGCGATCTGCTCGACAAGCTGCGTTGGCAGGCTGCTGGCGCGACATCCGCCGCAGATCCGCCGCGTTATCCGCCCGAGCAACTGCTGGGCGTCGTACCCGTCGACGACCGGCAGGGGTACGACGTCCGCGAGGTTGTCGCCCGGCTCGTGGATGCGTCGGATTTCCTCGAGTTCAAGGCGGGCTATTCCGCCGACACCCTCTGCGGCCACGCACGCATCCACGGCCATATCGTCGGCCTCATCGGCAACAATGGGCCGATCCAGCCGTCGGGCTCCCTCAAGACCGCGCAGTTCATCCAGCTGTGTGACCAGAGCGGAACGCCACTGGTGTTCCTGCAGAACACGACCGGCTACATGGTCGGCACCGCCGCGGAACGCGACGGCGCCGTGAAGCACGGCGCCAAGATGATCCAGGCTGTCGCCAACGCCCGGGTGCCGAAGCTTACCGTCGTGCTCGGCGGGTCCTTCGGCGCCGGAAACTACGGCATGTGCGGCCGCGGTTTCGATCCGCACTTCATCTTCGCCTGGCCCACGGCCCGGACAGCGGTCATGGGAGGAGCCCAGGCCGCACAGGTGATGGACATCGTCAGCCGCGCGAAGCTGGCCGGCGCCGCGCTCACAGCGGCCGAAGGCGCATTGCGTGCGCAATCCGACGCGCTGCGGCAACGACTCGACCACGAATCCACCGCGCTCTTCGGCACGGCACGCCTGTGGGACGACGGCATCATCGATCCGCGCGATACCCGCCGCGTGCTCGGACTCTGCCTGGACATCCTGGCCGAAGCCGGATCCCGCACGCTACACCCCAACACATTCGGAATCGCCCGTCTTTGA
- a CDS encoding acyl-CoA dehydrogenase family protein: MRLTEEHRQLADTVARFVEKEIDPFAAEWEAAETFPAHALFKKLGDLGLLGIKYPGQFGGLGLDFSYSLVMAERLGACASTGVAMAIGVQTDMCTPALARFGSDALRAEFLAPAIAGERVGCIGVTEAGGGSDVAALRTTARRDGDDYVIDGSKMWITNGMQADWCCLLANTSEGAPHRNKTLIIVPMDAPGVSRQKLRKLGMNASDTAQIFFDGVRVPRRHAIGDEGNGFTLQMLQFQEERLWGAANSIGLLDNLIDLTIAYTRERKAFGRPILDNQSVHFRLAELRTEVESLRALTYRAVEAYVAGQDVTRLASMAKLKSGRLCREVADGCLQYWGGMGFAWDNPVARAYRDGRLVSIGGGADEVMLGIIAKLEGTLPRH, translated from the coding sequence ATGCGCTTGACGGAGGAACACCGGCAGCTGGCGGACACCGTCGCCCGCTTCGTGGAAAAGGAAATCGACCCCTTCGCGGCCGAGTGGGAAGCCGCAGAAACCTTCCCCGCCCACGCCCTGTTCAAGAAGCTGGGTGACCTGGGCCTGCTCGGAATCAAGTATCCCGGTCAATTCGGCGGATTGGGGCTGGATTTCAGCTATTCGCTGGTGATGGCCGAGCGGCTGGGCGCATGTGCCAGCACCGGCGTCGCCATGGCAATCGGTGTACAGACTGACATGTGCACGCCAGCGCTGGCACGTTTTGGCAGCGATGCCCTGCGCGCGGAATTTCTCGCGCCGGCGATCGCCGGCGAACGCGTGGGTTGCATCGGCGTCACCGAGGCGGGAGGCGGCTCCGACGTCGCCGCGCTGCGCACCACCGCGCGACGCGATGGCGACGACTACGTCATCGACGGTTCCAAGATGTGGATCACCAATGGCATGCAGGCCGACTGGTGCTGCCTGCTGGCCAACACGTCCGAAGGCGCGCCCCACCGCAACAAGACACTGATCATCGTGCCGATGGATGCGCCGGGCGTAAGCCGGCAAAAGCTGCGGAAACTGGGCATGAACGCCTCCGACACCGCCCAGATCTTCTTCGACGGCGTGCGTGTGCCGCGTCGCCACGCCATCGGCGACGAAGGCAACGGCTTTACGCTGCAGATGCTGCAATTTCAGGAAGAACGCCTCTGGGGGGCCGCCAATTCCATCGGCCTGCTCGACAACCTGATCGACCTGACCATCGCCTACACGCGCGAGCGCAAGGCATTCGGGCGTCCCATTCTCGACAACCAGAGCGTTCACTTCCGCCTCGCCGAACTGCGCACCGAAGTGGAAAGCCTGCGTGCCCTCACCTACCGTGCAGTAGAGGCCTACGTGGCCGGTCAGGATGTCACCCGCCTGGCGTCCATGGCAAAGCTCAAAAGTGGACGCCTGTGCCGCGAGGTCGCCGATGGCTGCCTGCAGTACTGGGGCGGAATGGGTTTTGCGTGGGACAACCCCGTGGCACGGGCCTACCGCGATGGCCGCCTGGTATCGATCGGCGGCGGCGCCGACGAAGTCATGCTTGGCATCATCGCCAAGCTCGAAGGCACCCTGCCCAGGCATTGA
- a CDS encoding acetyl/propionyl/methylcrotonyl-CoA carboxylase subunit alpha — protein sequence MQTLLIANRGEIACRIARTARAMGIRTVAVYSDADADALHVHGADSAIHIGGSMPAESYLNIDALIVAARRCGADAIHPGYGFLSENAAFAAACRNAGITFVGPSPEAIAAMGSKAAAKQRAATAGVPTAPASYGPMRDDAQWQASAETLGYPLLVKAVAGGGGRGMRRVDQPEALAAALASARREAQIAFGDDALLLEKLIEDGRHIEIQIVADAHGHLVHLGERDCSTQRRRQKIIEEAPSPVLSAALRERMGQDAIAVARAVGYCGAGTVEFIVDPQMRHYFLEMNTRIQVEHPVTELITGIDLVEWQLRIADGEPLPLAQDAIRFRGHAIEARLYAEDPYAGFAPQTGRIARLRPDAAACGTTIRIDAGVREGDLVTSHYDPLLAKVIAHGATREEAIRKLACALEDVAPLGMSHNGAFLRALVADDLFRKAAITTATLDSWSPESHPLLQPPAVPSELWALAATCFALGQGNGHRPPSVSAFEWRVATERDVRRLGLRQVDADTVAVTDGGVTTTVHRVAQTADTVIYRIDGLQRRCAIAIDGNVVHLSHHGGSLRFERQLPPYVDRTSAKQRGLQAPLSGTVAQVLVQPGDRVTAGQPLVCVEAMKMEVWLSAQADATVRAIHTAQGQNVDRHALLVELEFDTTEA from the coding sequence GTGCAGACGCTCCTGATTGCCAACCGCGGCGAAATCGCCTGCCGCATTGCCCGCACCGCGCGAGCCATGGGCATCCGCACCGTCGCCGTGTACAGCGATGCCGACGCCGACGCCCTTCACGTTCACGGCGCTGACAGTGCTATCCACATTGGCGGGTCAATGCCGGCGGAGTCCTACCTGAACATCGACGCATTGATCGTCGCCGCACGCCGCTGTGGGGCCGATGCGATCCATCCCGGCTACGGATTTCTTTCCGAGAACGCGGCATTTGCCGCCGCGTGCCGCAATGCCGGCATCACCTTCGTCGGCCCCTCTCCCGAGGCGATTGCCGCGATGGGATCCAAGGCCGCCGCAAAACAACGCGCGGCCACCGCCGGCGTACCCACCGCGCCAGCTAGCTATGGCCCGATGCGCGACGACGCCCAATGGCAGGCCAGCGCCGAAACGCTGGGCTACCCGTTGCTGGTCAAGGCCGTTGCGGGCGGCGGCGGGCGCGGCATGCGCCGGGTCGATCAACCGGAGGCACTGGCCGCGGCATTGGCCAGCGCACGCCGTGAAGCACAGATCGCCTTCGGCGACGACGCGCTGCTGCTGGAAAAACTGATCGAGGACGGACGGCACATCGAAATTCAGATCGTCGCAGATGCACATGGCCACCTGGTGCATCTGGGAGAACGCGACTGCAGTACGCAGCGACGCCGCCAGAAGATCATCGAGGAGGCCCCCTCTCCGGTGCTGTCGGCGGCGCTGCGTGAACGCATGGGCCAGGATGCCATCGCAGTCGCGCGGGCAGTGGGCTACTGCGGCGCCGGCACCGTGGAATTCATCGTCGATCCCCAGATGCGTCACTACTTCCTGGAAATGAACACGCGAATCCAGGTGGAACACCCGGTCACGGAACTGATCACGGGAATCGACCTGGTGGAATGGCAGCTGCGTATCGCCGATGGCGAGCCGCTGCCGCTGGCGCAGGATGCCATCCGCTTCCGCGGCCACGCCATTGAGGCGCGACTGTACGCCGAGGATCCATATGCCGGATTTGCGCCACAGACTGGTCGGATCGCCAGGCTGCGGCCGGACGCCGCCGCCTGCGGCACCACCATCCGCATCGACGCTGGCGTGCGCGAGGGCGACCTCGTCACATCACACTACGACCCGTTGCTGGCCAAGGTCATCGCTCACGGCGCGACGCGCGAGGAAGCCATACGTAAGCTCGCCTGCGCCCTCGAAGACGTCGCCCCGCTGGGGATGTCACACAACGGCGCCTTCCTGCGTGCGCTGGTCGCCGACGATCTCTTCCGGAAGGCTGCGATCACGACAGCCACGCTCGACTCCTGGTCGCCGGAAAGTCATCCGCTGCTGCAGCCACCCGCCGTTCCGTCCGAACTCTGGGCGCTGGCTGCCACCTGTTTTGCACTGGGACAGGGCAACGGGCATCGCCCACCGTCGGTCAGCGCATTCGAATGGCGTGTGGCGACGGAGCGCGACGTGCGCCGACTGGGGCTGCGCCAGGTGGATGCCGATACGGTCGCCGTGACCGACGGTGGCGTCACCACTACCGTGCATCGCGTGGCGCAGACGGCCGACACGGTCATCTACCGGATCGACGGCCTGCAACGTCGCTGCGCCATCGCGATCGACGGCAATGTCGTGCACCTGTCGCACCACGGCGGAAGCCTGCGGTTCGAGCGCCAGCTGCCGCCGTACGTCGATCGAACATCCGCAAAACAGCGCGGCCTGCAGGCGCCGCTGAGCGGCACGGTGGCCCAGGTGCTCGTGCAGCCAGGCGACCGGGTCACGGCCGGCCAACCGCTGGTCTGCGTGGAAGCCATGAAGATGGAAGTGTGGTTGTCGGCCCAGGCCGATGCAACCGTTCGCGCAATCCACACGGCCCAGGGACAGAATGTGGACCGCCACGCACTTCTGGTGGAACTGGAATTCGATACGACGGAGGCATGA
- a CDS encoding 3-keto-5-aminohexanoate cleavage protein, with protein MEKAILTCALTGVLTDPRQHPVPVTPAQMAAEARDAYNAGAAVMHVHVRRQEEGAGHLPSWDPAVCADVVAAIRNACPDVIINLSTGVVGNDISGPVSCIRTVRPEVAACNAGTLNYLKIRDDGRWAWPPMVFDNPVSKVQAYLDVMTECGVRPEFECFDVGIVRSVAMYIRAGMTSKADYNFVMGVASGMPADEDLLALLLRWIVPGSHWQTTLIGRAEIWPVHQRAAELGGMLRTGLEDTFYLPDGSRASGNGALVEALATCAHSAGRGIATPAEARKMMGLSRDENALQTS; from the coding sequence ATGGAAAAGGCCATTCTCACCTGCGCGCTGACCGGCGTACTCACCGATCCGCGCCAGCATCCGGTACCGGTCACGCCCGCGCAGATGGCAGCCGAAGCGCGCGACGCCTACAACGCCGGCGCCGCCGTGATGCATGTCCACGTACGCCGGCAAGAGGAAGGCGCAGGGCACCTGCCCAGCTGGGATCCGGCCGTATGCGCCGACGTCGTTGCGGCGATTCGCAATGCGTGTCCCGACGTCATCATCAACCTGAGCACCGGGGTCGTCGGCAATGACATCTCGGGCCCGGTGTCCTGTATCCGCACGGTGCGGCCGGAAGTGGCCGCGTGCAATGCCGGCACGCTCAACTACCTCAAGATTCGCGACGACGGTCGCTGGGCCTGGCCGCCGATGGTATTCGACAACCCGGTGAGCAAAGTGCAGGCCTATCTCGACGTCATGACCGAATGCGGCGTGCGGCCCGAATTCGAATGCTTCGATGTCGGCATCGTGCGGTCTGTCGCGATGTACATCCGGGCCGGCATGACCAGCAAGGCCGACTACAACTTCGTCATGGGCGTCGCCTCGGGCATGCCGGCGGACGAAGATCTCCTGGCGCTGCTGCTACGCTGGATCGTACCGGGCTCACATTGGCAGACGACATTGATCGGCCGCGCGGAAATCTGGCCGGTACACCAGCGCGCGGCTGAGCTGGGCGGCATGCTGCGTACCGGATTGGAGGACACGTTCTATTTGCCGGACGGATCGCGGGCCTCCGGTAACGGCGCCCTGGTCGAAGCGCTTGCCACCTGTGCCCATTCCGCCGGCCGCGGCATCGCCACGCCAGCCGAGGCACGCAAGATGATGGGATTGTCCCGCGACGAGAACGCGCTACAGACCAGCTAG